From the genome of Archaeoglobus neptunius:
TGTTGATAGCACTGACAGGCACCCCGGGAACGGGGAAAACAGCAGTAGCTGAGAAGCTTAAAAAGAGAGGGCTGAGAGTTGAATCTGTAATTGAGCTGGCAAGGAAGAACGATAGCATCATCGATGAAGAAGGGGATGAGGTGGTGATTGATGTTGAAAGGCTTTCGAAAACGAGGTTTGACGGGATTGTGGAGGGACATTTATCTCATCTTCTTTCTCCAGATCTGACGGTGGTGCTGAGGTGCAATCCTCTTGTGCTGAAGAAACGACTTGAGGAGAGGGGATGGAGCGAGGAGAAAGTGATGGAAAATGTTGAGGCTGAACTTCTTGATGTCATCCTTGTAGAGGCTCTTGAAAGCTGTCCGGAGGTTTATGAAGTGGATACAACCAATTTGAAGGTGGATGATGTGGCTGACATTGTTGAGGGCATCGTTAGAGGAGATGCAGGGTTAAGAAGAAACTATAAACCGGGAAAAATTGACTGGTTATCTGAGCTGGAGGAGAGGTTGGATGAGGTGGTAAGGAAGTAAAGTGGTTGCTATGAAGGAGGGATTTGCGAAAATCGGATGGGCAGAAACGCACATGAAGGTTCTGGAGAAGGTGAGGGAGGAATTCAGAAAGGAGAAGCCACTTGAAGGATTTACTGTTGGAATGGCTCTTCACGTTGAGGCCAAAACTGCTGTGCTGGTCAAAACTCTTGTTGAAGGTGGGGCAGAGGTTGTAATCACAGGATGCAATCCCATGAGCACTCAGGACGATGTGGCAGAGGCTTTGAGAGAGATGGGGATTGCCTGCTATGCAAAGAGGGGTATGTGTGTTGACGAATACTATGAAGCCTTGAAGAATGTTATACTGGCTGAGCCTGATATTGTAATCGATGATGGGGCCGATTTGATCTTTTTGCTGCACGGGGAAATGGAAGGGTATGCGGAGAAGATTAAGGGAGCGAGCGAGGAAACGACAACAGGAGTTGTCAGGTTAAGGGCTATGGAAAGAGATGGAATCCTCAAGTTTCCCGTAATCGCCGTGAACGATGCCTACACAAAGTATCTATTTGACAATCGCTATGGGACAGGTCAATCTGCAATCGATGGTGTTTTGAGGTCCACCAACATGTTAATCGCCGGTAAAAATGTGGTTGTTGCAGGATACGGGTGGTGTGGCAGGGGAATAGCGATTCGGGCCAGAGGTCTGGGGGCCAACGTCACGGTGACTGAGGTAGATGAGGTCAGGGCACTTGAGGCTGTTATGGATGGGTTCAGGGTTACTACTATGGATAGGGCGGCCGAATACGGTGACATCTTCATTACAGCCACGGGCAACAGAGATGTAATCCGGGAGGAACACATTGAAAAGATGAAGGACGGGGCAATACTGGCAAATGCAGGGCACTTCAACGTGGAGATTGATCTGAACGCTCTTGAAAGAATGGCGAAGAATGTGAGAGAAGTAAGGAAGTACGTAACGGAATATGACCTGGGCAATAAAAGAGTGTACCTCCTGGCAGAGGGAAGGCTGGTAAATCTTGTAGCTGCTGATGGTCATCCGATAGAGGTTATGGACATGAGCTTTGCAAATCAAGCTCTGGCTGCGAGATACATTGCAGAGAGCTGGGAAAAGCTTGAGAATAAAGTTTACAGAATGCCCGATGAACTAGACAGAAAGGTCGCACGGATAAAACTTGAGACAATGGGCATTGAAATAGACAGGATGAGTGAAGAACAGATAAGGTATCTGTCAGACTGGAGGTGTGGAACTTGATCTGGACTTACAGAGCCTTGAACAATCCGGCATCCAGAAAAAAATGGATCATTTTTGTTTTTGTTATTATTCTGGCAGGGTTTGGGTATACCGGCTACAAGATTCTGAGTGGTGGAGAAATCGGGAAATCCCTAATAGTTGCGGCCATTTTTGCCCTGTTTGTCAGTCTGTACGCAATTATTACGCTTGGAAAGCCGAGACATTACTACATCGAGGGAGACTATGTTTACTACAGACCATTCAAAACAAACCTGAGGGAAATAGAGGATTTTGAGGTTTGTGAGGAAAAAAAGTTGATAAAACTGAAGGGTGCAGGCATTCTGTCTGTCAGAACTCTCTATTTTGAAAATCAAGATGATATGAAGCAGGTGGTCAGGAAACTGAATAAAATTTTGGGGAAAATATAAAAAATATATTCGTTAGAATTTTATTTGGGGCAGGTAACAGCAATTATGGTTTCTTTATCCGTGTGCATGCAGTGTGCTGTTTGCAGCTCCTCATGCAGCATGCGGTATACTATGAATGTAAGAAAGCTGATCGCTCATCACATCGGAAATAGCGATAAGTTCTGGAGCGAAGAGCTGTGGAACTGCACGACCTGTCATGTTTGCCAGGACAGGTGCCCGAGAGGAATACCTATTACTGAGCTTATAATTAAGGCCAGAAGCGAGACGATAGAAGCTGGGAAGATTCCGGGAGATTTGAGAGAGATGCTGGAAAGCGTTCTGAAATTTGGCAACCCGTTTGGGGTGGGAAAGGCGAAAAAAAAGGGTTGGCATGGAAACAGATTCAGGTTTGTCGACGAGGGGGACTTCGAATATCTCTACTTTGCCGGTTGCAGCGTTGTCGACGACAGGATTGCCAAAGTAGCGAGAAAAACTGGAGAACTTCTTGAAGCAGCGGGAATCAATTTTGCAATTTTAAGGGAGGAGGGGTGCTGTGGAAACGATGTAAAGGCTGTTGGAGAAGAAGGGCTTTTTGAGTTGCTGGTCGAGGAAAATAAAGCGGTTTTTGAGGAATACGGTGTGAAGAAAGTGATTGTGTCTTCTCCCCACTGTTACAACGCATTTAAGAACTATTACGATGTGGAAGTTTATCACGTCTCCGAGATATTCCTCAGGGCAATTAATGAGGCAAGTCTGAGATTCAGAAGTGTGATTGAAAAGAGGGTTACGTATCATGATCCGTGCTATCTCGGCAGGTACAACGGCATTTATGACGCCCCAAGAGAAGTTCTGAAGGCAATTCCGGGGATAGATCTAGTGGAGATGCCTAGAAACAGAGAGAATTCACTGTGCTGTGGTGCCGGAGGAGGGAACATAGTTAGGGATGTAGAGTACCGCCCATCGCTGAGCAGAATCGATGAAGCGTCTCTCACTGCTGCCGATGTGCTTGCAGTTTCCTGCCCGTTTTGCCATATGATGCTGGAGGACGCTGCAAAGGTCAGGAAGGTGGATATGGGAATTCTGGATGTTGTAGAGCTGCTATACGAGTCAGTTTTTGGTGATCTGCCTGAGGGGTAGATTCCGGAGGTAAAAAACTCAGGCAGTTAGAAAAACCAGGCAACAATCTGGTAAGCGGAACTTTAACTGCAAATTAAATATTTATTTTGAAAAAATATTTGTGTTGAGAGAATCAAGCCTCCTCCTCTGACGCCTCATCCTGTTCGTCTTTCAGCTCCTCACCGAGTTTCAGCATTTCGTGCTCACGCTCGAATCTCTCGACAATTTCAATTTCCTTTACATCCGTATGCTCGAAAATCTCTTTGACAACTCTGTACCTCCCTATAAGGAATAGCTGATTGAGGTAGGCGTCACTAGACACGGCAATTATTGCCTTCTCGCCCTCGATCTTCACGTCCCTGACGTCTATTCCCGTGTGGATTACAAATAGCGCTTTAATTTTGTCTTCAGGTTTTTCAAGTTTCTCTTTGATTTCGTAGTCGAAAATAATCTTCTTTCCGGCGAGAGGGTGGTTGAAGTCAACTATTACTCTTCTGCCCACTATTCTCTCAACCGTTCCTACTCTGTCACCGATTCTCACTCTCTGTCCTATTTCTGGTCTTTCCTTGAATCTGTTTATGCTGAAAGTGTCCTTGTAATCGGGGTTGTATTCACCGAATGCTTTTTCCGGAGGAACTTCTACTGTACCCTTGTAACCAACTTCCTTGCCCTTTACGTCTTCTTCAAGTCCAGGAAGGATGTGTCCTTCTCCTATGACAGCATAAATATCCCCATACCTGGCGTTCTCGTTGTAGATTCCATGCTCCTTTGCAACTTCCTCGTCTGTAGTGTCTACTACCGTACCGTCCTCAAGTTTTGCAGTGTAACTTAGTCTGACAAAGTCACCATCCGATATCATAACACCACCTTTTTAAGCCCCACTGGGCGGATATAAAAAGATTGAGATGGAAGTGGAGATTAAGTTCAGGTACAGGGAAGGGGTTGAAGAGAAAGTAAGTGAAATGGCAGAATTTGTGATTGAGAAATATGAATACGACGTGTATTTCAACCATCCGTGCAGGGATTTCAGGGAAACGGACGAGGCTGTCAGGATAAGGAAGGATGTTGAGGGGATAAATATTACTTACAAAGGGCCAAAGATCGATTCTGAAACCAAAAGCAGGGAGGAAATAAAGCTAAAGGTTGAAGATTTTGATATGGCGTTTAAGCTGCTGGAAAAGCTGGGATTTACCAGAGTTATGGAGGTAAAAAAGCTGAGAAAAATCTACAGGCTGGGGGATGCGATAATATGCATTGATGATGTGGAGGGTCTGGGCAGGTTTGTTGAATTTGAGCTGGAATCGGACAACATTATGGAAAAGCAAAAGTTGTTTAGCATTGCCGAGAGTCTGGGATACAGGAGAGGAGATGCAATAAGGGAGTCGTATCTCGAGTTGATTTTACAGGAAAAATCAGGATAAGCAAACGTCATGCCATCCAAAAGTCTTAAATATCGTATGAGTTCCAACTAATTTCACAACACAGGCTCGTGAGACAGAAAGGCTTGAGCAAAAGCCTT
Proteins encoded in this window:
- a CDS encoding adenylate kinase family protein, with amino-acid sequence MLIALTGTPGTGKTAVAEKLKKRGLRVESVIELARKNDSIIDEEGDEVVIDVERLSKTRFDGIVEGHLSHLLSPDLTVVLRCNPLVLKKRLEERGWSEEKVMENVEAELLDVILVEALESCPEVYEVDTTNLKVDDVADIVEGIVRGDAGLRRNYKPGKIDWLSELEERLDEVVRK
- the ahcY gene encoding adenosylhomocysteinase, which encodes MKEGFAKIGWAETHMKVLEKVREEFRKEKPLEGFTVGMALHVEAKTAVLVKTLVEGGAEVVITGCNPMSTQDDVAEALREMGIACYAKRGMCVDEYYEALKNVILAEPDIVIDDGADLIFLLHGEMEGYAEKIKGASEETTTGVVRLRAMERDGILKFPVIAVNDAYTKYLFDNRYGTGQSAIDGVLRSTNMLIAGKNVVVAGYGWCGRGIAIRARGLGANVTVTEVDEVRALEAVMDGFRVTTMDRAAEYGDIFITATGNRDVIREEHIEKMKDGAILANAGHFNVEIDLNALERMAKNVREVRKYVTEYDLGNKRVYLLAEGRLVNLVAADGHPIEVMDMSFANQALAARYIAESWEKLENKVYRMPDELDRKVARIKLETMGIEIDRMSEEQIRYLSDWRCGT
- a CDS encoding (Fe-S)-binding protein, giving the protein MGQVTAIMVSLSVCMQCAVCSSSCSMRYTMNVRKLIAHHIGNSDKFWSEELWNCTTCHVCQDRCPRGIPITELIIKARSETIEAGKIPGDLREMLESVLKFGNPFGVGKAKKKGWHGNRFRFVDEGDFEYLYFAGCSVVDDRIAKVARKTGELLEAAGINFAILREEGCCGNDVKAVGEEGLFELLVEENKAVFEEYGVKKVIVSSPHCYNAFKNYYDVEVYHVSEIFLRAINEASLRFRSVIEKRVTYHDPCYLGRYNGIYDAPREVLKAIPGIDLVEMPRNRENSLCCGAGGGNIVRDVEYRPSLSRIDEASLTAADVLAVSCPFCHMMLEDAAKVRKVDMGILDVVELLYESVFGDLPEG
- a CDS encoding FKBP-type peptidyl-prolyl cis-trans isomerase produces the protein MISDGDFVRLSYTAKLEDGTVVDTTDEEVAKEHGIYNENARYGDIYAVIGEGHILPGLEEDVKGKEVGYKGTVEVPPEKAFGEYNPDYKDTFSINRFKERPEIGQRVRIGDRVGTVERIVGRRVIVDFNHPLAGKKIIFDYEIKEKLEKPEDKIKALFVIHTGIDVRDVKIEGEKAIIAVSSDAYLNQLFLIGRYRVVKEIFEHTDVKEIEIVERFEREHEMLKLGEELKDEQDEASEEEA
- the cyaB gene encoding class IV adenylate cyclase; protein product: MEVEIKFRYREGVEEKVSEMAEFVIEKYEYDVYFNHPCRDFRETDEAVRIRKDVEGINITYKGPKIDSETKSREEIKLKVEDFDMAFKLLEKLGFTRVMEVKKLRKIYRLGDAIICIDDVEGLGRFVEFELESDNIMEKQKLFSIAESLGYRRGDAIRESYLELILQEKSG